In a single window of the Globicephala melas chromosome 10, mGloMel1.2, whole genome shotgun sequence genome:
- the ING4 gene encoding inhibitor of growth protein 4 isoform X2 codes for MAAGMYLEHYLDSIENLPFELQRNFQLMRDLDQRTEDLKAEIDKLATEYMSSARSLSSEEKLALLRQIQEAYGKCKGFGDDKVQLAMQTYEMVDKHIRRLDTDLARFEADLKEKQIESSDYDSSSSKGKKSRTQKEKKAARARSKGKNSDEEAPKAAQKKLKLVRTSPEYGMPSVTFGSVHPSDVLDMPVDPNEPTYCLCHQVSYGEMIGCDNPDCSIEWFHFACVGLTTKPRGKWFCPRCSQERKKK; via the exons ATGGCTGCGGGGATGTATTTGGAACATTATCTGGACA gTATTGAAAACCTCCCATTTGAACTGCAGAGAAACTTCCAGCTCATGAGGGACCTGGACCAAAGAACAGAGG ACCTGAAGGCTGAAATTGACAAGTTGGCCACTGAGTATATGAGTAGCGCCCGCAGCCTGAGCTCCGAGGAGAAACTGGCCCTTCTCAGACAGATCCAGGAAGCCTATGGCAAGTGCAAGGGATTTGGTGACGACAAGGTGCAGCTTGCCATGCAGACCTATGAGATG gTGGACAAACACATTCGGCGACTGGACACAGACCTGGCCCGTTTTGAGGCTGATCTGAAGGAGAAGCAGATTGAGTCAAGTGACTATGACAGCTCTTCCAGCAAAGGCAAAAAGA GCCGGACTCAAAAGGAGAAGAAGGCTGCCCGTGCTCGTTCCAAAGGGAAAAACTCCGACGAAGAAGCCCCCAAGGCTGCCCAGAAGAAGTTAAAACTTGTGCGCAC AAGCCCTGAGTATGGGATGCCCTCAGTGACCTTTGGCAGTGTCCACCCCTCTGATGTGTTGGATATGCCTGTGGATCCCAACGAACCCACCTATTGCCTTTGTCACCAGGTCTCCTATGGAGAGATGATTGGCTGTGACAACCCTGAT TGTTCCATCGAGTGGTTCCATTTTGCCTGTGTGGGGCTGACCACCAAGCCTCGGGGGAAGTG GTTTTGCCCACGCTGCTCCCAAGAAcggaagaagaaatag
- the ING4 gene encoding inhibitor of growth protein 4 isoform X3 gives MAAGMYLEHYLDSIENLPFELQRNFQLMRDLDQRTEDLKAEIDKLATEYMSSARSLSSEEKLALLRQIQEAYGKCKGFGDDKVQLAMQTYEMVDKHIRRLDTDLARFEADLKEKQIESSDYDSSSSKGRTQKEKKAARARSKGKNSDEEAPKAAQKKLKLVRTSPEYGMPSVTFGSVHPSDVLDMPVDPNEPTYCLCHQVSYGEMIGCDNPDCSIEWFHFACVGLTTKPRGKWFCPRCSQERKKK, from the exons ATGGCTGCGGGGATGTATTTGGAACATTATCTGGACA gTATTGAAAACCTCCCATTTGAACTGCAGAGAAACTTCCAGCTCATGAGGGACCTGGACCAAAGAACAGAGG ACCTGAAGGCTGAAATTGACAAGTTGGCCACTGAGTATATGAGTAGCGCCCGCAGCCTGAGCTCCGAGGAGAAACTGGCCCTTCTCAGACAGATCCAGGAAGCCTATGGCAAGTGCAAGGGATTTGGTGACGACAAGGTGCAGCTTGCCATGCAGACCTATGAGATG gTGGACAAACACATTCGGCGACTGGACACAGACCTGGCCCGTTTTGAGGCTGATCTGAAGGAGAAGCAGATTGAGTCAAGTGACTATGACAGCTCTTCCAGCAAAG GCCGGACTCAAAAGGAGAAGAAGGCTGCCCGTGCTCGTTCCAAAGGGAAAAACTCCGACGAAGAAGCCCCCAAGGCTGCCCAGAAGAAGTTAAAACTTGTGCGCAC AAGCCCTGAGTATGGGATGCCCTCAGTGACCTTTGGCAGTGTCCACCCCTCTGATGTGTTGGATATGCCTGTGGATCCCAACGAACCCACCTATTGCCTTTGTCACCAGGTCTCCTATGGAGAGATGATTGGCTGTGACAACCCTGAT TGTTCCATCGAGTGGTTCCATTTTGCCTGTGTGGGGCTGACCACCAAGCCTCGGGGGAAGTG GTTTTGCCCACGCTGCTCCCAAGAAcggaagaagaaatag
- the ING4 gene encoding inhibitor of growth protein 4 isoform X1 produces MAAGMYLEHYLDSIENLPFELQRNFQLMRDLDQRTEDLKAEIDKLATEYMSSARSLSSEEKLALLRQIQEAYGKCKGFGDDKVQLAMQTYEMVDKHIRRLDTDLARFEADLKEKQIESSDYDSSSSKGKKKGRTQKEKKAARARSKGKNSDEEAPKAAQKKLKLVRTSPEYGMPSVTFGSVHPSDVLDMPVDPNEPTYCLCHQVSYGEMIGCDNPDCSIEWFHFACVGLTTKPRGKWFCPRCSQERKKK; encoded by the exons ATGGCTGCGGGGATGTATTTGGAACATTATCTGGACA gTATTGAAAACCTCCCATTTGAACTGCAGAGAAACTTCCAGCTCATGAGGGACCTGGACCAAAGAACAGAGG ACCTGAAGGCTGAAATTGACAAGTTGGCCACTGAGTATATGAGTAGCGCCCGCAGCCTGAGCTCCGAGGAGAAACTGGCCCTTCTCAGACAGATCCAGGAAGCCTATGGCAAGTGCAAGGGATTTGGTGACGACAAGGTGCAGCTTGCCATGCAGACCTATGAGATG gTGGACAAACACATTCGGCGACTGGACACAGACCTGGCCCGTTTTGAGGCTGATCTGAAGGAGAAGCAGATTGAGTCAAGTGACTATGACAGCTCTTCCAGCAAAGGCAAAAAGA AAGGCCGGACTCAAAAGGAGAAGAAGGCTGCCCGTGCTCGTTCCAAAGGGAAAAACTCCGACGAAGAAGCCCCCAAGGCTGCCCAGAAGAAGTTAAAACTTGTGCGCAC AAGCCCTGAGTATGGGATGCCCTCAGTGACCTTTGGCAGTGTCCACCCCTCTGATGTGTTGGATATGCCTGTGGATCCCAACGAACCCACCTATTGCCTTTGTCACCAGGTCTCCTATGGAGAGATGATTGGCTGTGACAACCCTGAT TGTTCCATCGAGTGGTTCCATTTTGCCTGTGTGGGGCTGACCACCAAGCCTCGGGGGAAGTG GTTTTGCCCACGCTGCTCCCAAGAAcggaagaagaaatag